A window of the Janthinobacterium agaricidamnosum NBRC 102515 = DSM 9628 genome harbors these coding sequences:
- a CDS encoding ZIP family metal transporter gives MLATTIAGVFSITAAAIFSFALLSKMVERMVSLSVGIMLSTSLLHALPEAFESHADPRSLFATLLAGLLAFFMLEKFAILRHSHHHEGDGHHHAHGHDKHEAGKAGWMILVGDGMHNFTDGILIAAAFLADPKLGLVTGLAIIAHEIPQEIGDFIVLLNAGFSRLRAYVFNLLCSLMAVAGGLLGYFTLDRASNLIPYVLVFASSGFIYIAVSDLMPQMQRRATLRETIPQILLIAVGVILVLFLTHSRHGN, from the coding sequence TTGCTCGCGACCACCATCGCGGGCGTGTTCAGCATCACGGCGGCGGCGATCTTTTCGTTCGCGCTGTTATCCAAGATGGTCGAACGCATGGTCAGCCTGTCGGTGGGCATCATGCTGTCGACGTCGCTGCTGCACGCCTTGCCGGAAGCGTTCGAGTCGCATGCCGACCCGCGCAGCCTGTTTGCGACCTTGCTGGCCGGCTTGCTGGCGTTCTTCATGCTGGAGAAATTCGCCATCCTGCGCCATTCGCATCATCACGAAGGCGATGGCCACCATCATGCCCATGGGCATGACAAGCATGAGGCGGGCAAGGCGGGCTGGATGATACTGGTCGGCGACGGCATGCACAATTTCACTGACGGCATCCTGATCGCGGCGGCCTTCCTGGCCGATCCGAAGCTGGGCCTGGTGACGGGCCTGGCCATCATCGCCCACGAAATTCCACAGGAAATCGGTGACTTCATCGTCTTGCTGAACGCCGGTTTTTCACGCCTGCGCGCATATGTGTTCAATTTGCTGTGCAGCCTGATGGCGGTGGCCGGCGGCTTGCTGGGTTACTTCACGCTGGACCGCGCCAGCAACCTGATCCCGTACGTGCTGGTATTCGCATCGTCGGGTTTCATCTATATCGCAGTCAGCGACCTGATGCCGCAAATGCAGCGTCGCGCCACGCTGCGCGAAACCATTCCGCAAATCCTGCTGATCGCGGTCGGCGTGATCCTGGTGCTGTTTTTGACGCACAGCCGTCACGGTAATTGA
- a CDS encoding DMT family transporter, with product MQSLWMLFASFMFAIMGVCVKLASDLYSTSEIVMYRGIVGTTVMTCTILCQGGAFKTRMPGQHLWRGLVGVVALWLWFYAISILPLATAMTLNYMAPIWIAVMLLFGGWWHASNRVEWPLVGAIAMSFIGVTLLLQPVFDTDQVGGAVTALVSGMLSALAYLQVRKLGLLGEPEYRVVFYFSIVNFVAGLLGHIGSAGLGPLTWHAHTSVYGVGLLLAIGLCATMAQMAMTRAYRLGKTLVVANLQYTGIVFSSIWGMIIFQDHFGWHGWAGIGVILCSGIAASYYNTRSTARGKAIAETDPIASEV from the coding sequence ATGCAATCGCTTTGGATGCTGTTTGCCAGTTTCATGTTTGCCATCATGGGGGTGTGCGTGAAACTGGCGTCGGACCTGTATTCGACATCGGAAATCGTGATGTACCGCGGCATCGTCGGCACCACCGTCATGACCTGCACCATCCTCTGCCAGGGCGGCGCCTTCAAGACGCGCATGCCGGGCCAGCATCTGTGGCGCGGCCTGGTCGGCGTGGTCGCGCTGTGGCTGTGGTTTTATGCGATCTCGATCTTGCCGCTGGCCACCGCGATGACGCTGAACTACATGGCGCCGATCTGGATCGCCGTGATGTTATTGTTTGGCGGCTGGTGGCATGCCAGCAACCGCGTCGAATGGCCGCTGGTCGGCGCCATTGCGATGAGTTTTATCGGCGTCACGCTGCTGCTGCAACCAGTATTCGACACCGACCAGGTCGGCGGCGCGGTCACCGCGCTGGTGTCCGGCATGCTGTCGGCGCTGGCGTATTTGCAGGTGCGCAAGCTCGGCTTGCTGGGCGAACCGGAATACCGGGTGGTGTTCTATTTCTCCATCGTCAATTTTGTCGCCGGTCTGCTGGGCCATATCGGCAGCGCCGGGCTCGGCCCGCTGACCTGGCACGCGCATACCAGCGTTTACGGCGTCGGCTTGCTGCTGGCCATCGGCCTGTGCGCGACGATGGCGCAAATGGCGATGACGCGCGCCTACCGTCTCGGCAAGACGCTGGTCGTGGCCAACCTGCAATATACCGGCATCGTGTTTTCCAGCATCTGGGGCATGATCATCTTCCAGGATCATTTCGGCTGGCATGGCTGGGCCGGCATCGGCGTGATCCTGTGCTCCGGAATCGCGGCAAGCTATTACAATACCCGCAGCACGGCACGCGGCAAAGCCATTGCCGAGACCGATCCGATCGCCAGCGAAGTATAG
- a CDS encoding BPSS1780 family membrane protein, giving the protein MEKLPAVSGWLWVKQGFGLFCKQPGGLTTLFLGYMLCMLAVNFIPVLGQLLTVILVPVFSVAFLQGCLTIEQGKRILPNLLASGFRKPAVSVLLGLGGLYIAMFLFAIGVSALIDGGVLWQFVTGQINPDNATDIIRGSNMGMALLVMIALYIPAVMGFCFAAPLIYWKQLSLGKALFFSFFAVWRSKTAFLVFAAVWLGISVTTSQLLFGIVGRTQMAMQLMMPVSMILTVIMHCSFYASYRHIFGAPQATPVSLDKTPTA; this is encoded by the coding sequence ATGGAAAAATTACCTGCAGTTTCAGGCTGGTTATGGGTGAAACAAGGCTTCGGCCTGTTTTGCAAACAACCCGGCGGCCTGACCACCCTGTTTTTGGGTTATATGTTGTGCATGCTCGCAGTCAACTTCATCCCCGTATTGGGCCAGTTGCTGACCGTAATCCTGGTGCCGGTCTTTTCCGTCGCCTTCCTGCAAGGCTGCCTGACGATAGAACAAGGCAAGCGCATCTTGCCGAATTTGCTGGCCAGCGGCTTCCGCAAACCGGCCGTGTCGGTGCTGCTGGGCTTGGGCGGCTTGTACATCGCCATGTTCCTGTTCGCGATCGGCGTGTCGGCGCTGATCGACGGCGGCGTGCTCTGGCAATTTGTGACTGGCCAGATCAATCCGGACAATGCGACCGACATCATCCGCGGTTCGAACATGGGCATGGCCCTGCTGGTCATGATTGCGCTATACATCCCGGCCGTGATGGGCTTTTGTTTTGCCGCGCCGCTGATTTACTGGAAACAACTGAGTCTCGGCAAGGCGCTGTTTTTCAGCTTCTTTGCCGTATGGCGCTCGAAAACCGCGTTCCTGGTGTTTGCCGCGGTATGGTTGGGCATCAGCGTGACGACCAGCCAATTGCTGTTCGGCATAGTCGGACGCACCCAGATGGCGATGCAACTGATGATGCCGGTATCGATGATACTGACCGTGATCATGCATTGCTCGTTCTACGCCAGCTACCGCCACATCTTCGGCGCGCCGCAAGCGACGCCGGTATCGCTGGATAAAACGCCGACCGCATAA
- a CDS encoding dienelactone hydrolase family protein — protein MDNLIKDIHSLLGKSSLSDGIVRRDFLKVALGTGFAAAVLPVAAQSVIKTDGVGLVSGTITITVDGQAVPVYASQPEGKTGLPVVLVISEIFGVHEHIADVARRFAKQGYLALAPDLFVRQGDPGKIASIPELMKQIISKTPDQQVIKDLNACVAWARQNGADTSKLGITGFCWGGRITWLYAAHNPSVKAGVAWYGRLEGEPTELSPTNPIDIATALTVPVLGLYGGKDSGIPLESIDKMKAALAKGSSKSAFVIYPDAGHAFNADYRSSYVAAAAKDGFARALAWFKDHGVA, from the coding sequence ATGGACAATCTGATCAAGGATATACACAGTTTGCTGGGAAAAAGCAGCCTGTCCGACGGCATCGTCCGGCGCGATTTTTTGAAGGTGGCGCTGGGAACCGGCTTTGCCGCCGCCGTCTTGCCGGTCGCCGCGCAAAGCGTCATCAAGACCGATGGCGTCGGCCTGGTGTCGGGCACCATCACCATCACGGTCGATGGCCAGGCCGTGCCGGTCTACGCGTCTCAGCCGGAAGGCAAGACCGGCTTGCCGGTGGTGCTGGTGATTTCCGAAATCTTCGGCGTGCATGAACACATCGCCGACGTGGCGCGCCGTTTCGCCAAGCAAGGTTACCTGGCGCTGGCGCCGGACTTGTTCGTGCGCCAGGGCGATCCGGGCAAGATCGCCTCGATCCCGGAATTAATGAAGCAAATCATTTCCAAGACGCCAGACCAGCAAGTCATCAAAGACCTCAATGCCTGCGTCGCGTGGGCCAGGCAGAATGGCGCCGACACCAGCAAGCTGGGCATTACCGGTTTTTGCTGGGGCGGCCGCATCACCTGGCTGTATGCGGCGCACAATCCATCGGTCAAGGCCGGCGTGGCGTGGTATGGCCGGCTGGAGGGGGAACCGACCGAGTTGAGCCCGACCAACCCGATCGATATCGCGACCGCGCTGACGGTGCCGGTGCTGGGCTTGTACGGCGGCAAGGATAGCGGCATCCCGCTCGAATCGATCGACAAAATGAAGGCGGCGCTGGCCAAGGGCAGCAGCAAATCGGCCTTCGTCATCTATCCCGACGCCGGCCACGCCTTCAACGCCGACTACCGTTCCAGCTACGTGGCGGCGGCCGCCAAAGATGGTTTTGCGCGTGCCTTGGCCTGGTTCAAGGACCACGGCGTCGCCTAA
- the polA gene encoding DNA polymerase I — MQNTLLLVDGSSYLYRAFHALPDLRSPDGYPTGAMHGMVNMLRRLRTDYPAAYIACVFDAKGKTFRDDLYPEYKATRASMPSDLALQIEPIHEAVRAMGWPILMVEGVEADDVIGTLSVQAANAGMNVVVSTGDKDLAQLVNSQVTLINTMSNEKLDEAGVLAKFGVAPNRIIDYLSLIGDTVDNVPGVSKCGPKTAVKWLTQYDSLEGIIANAASVGGAVGENLRTALPWLPQARVLITVKTDCDLSAHMVSINDSLVAKDEDKDALLAFFTRYGFKALLRELGTAPPPMSPVGAPPAASGANTTGDMFAEAQPAAKADYETVLTDEQLERWIGLIDAAPLTALDTETTSLEPMTAQMVGISLSVAEHAAAYIPLAHNYAGVPQQLTREHVLEKLRPWLEDASKLKLGQNLKYDSHIFANHGVILRGITHDTLLESYVFESHKKHDMDSLALRHLNHVTIAFEDVCGKGAKQITFDQVEIGRATEYAAEDADVTLRLHHAMWGNVANDEKLTYIYREIELPTAVVLQKIERNGVLIDDQLLNIQSGELADKILKLEKQAYELAEQPFNLGSPKQIGEIFFEKLKLPVVKKTPTGAPSTDEEVLQKLAEDYPLPKVLLEYRGMAKLKSTYTDKLPKMINADTGRVHTNYAQAVAVTGRLASNDPNLQNIPIRSAEGRRIREAFIAPPGSVIVSADYSQIELRIMAHISGDEAMLRAFADGIDIHRATAAEIFGVPAADVQSEQRRYAKVINFGLIYGMSAFGLAGNLGIERSAAQSYIDRYFARFSGVRQYMEDTRQQAKARGYVETVFGRRLWLPEINSPNGPRRQGAERAAINAPMQGTAADLIKLAMIAVQDWLEADKLQTKMIMQVHDELVLEVPQAELALVKRKLPELMAGVAKLKVPLTAEVGIGKNWDEAH, encoded by the coding sequence ATGCAAAACACCCTGCTGTTAGTCGACGGTTCCAGTTACCTTTATCGCGCTTTCCATGCGCTGCCCGATTTGCGCAGCCCGGACGGTTATCCAACCGGCGCCATGCACGGCATGGTCAACATGCTGCGCCGCTTGCGGACCGACTACCCGGCCGCGTATATCGCGTGCGTATTCGATGCCAAGGGTAAAACTTTCCGCGACGACTTGTATCCAGAATACAAGGCCACGCGCGCGTCGATGCCGAGCGACCTGGCCTTGCAGATCGAGCCTATTCATGAAGCGGTGCGCGCCATGGGCTGGCCTATCCTGATGGTCGAAGGCGTGGAAGCGGATGACGTGATCGGCACCTTGTCGGTGCAGGCGGCCAATGCCGGCATGAACGTGGTGGTGTCGACCGGCGACAAGGATCTCGCGCAACTGGTCAATAGCCAGGTGACGCTGATCAATACCATGAGCAATGAAAAGCTGGACGAAGCGGGCGTGCTGGCCAAGTTCGGCGTGGCGCCGAACCGCATCATCGATTATCTGTCGCTGATCGGCGATACCGTCGACAATGTGCCGGGCGTATCGAAATGCGGCCCGAAGACCGCCGTCAAATGGTTGACGCAGTACGACAGCCTGGAAGGCATCATCGCCAATGCGGCCAGCGTCGGCGGCGCGGTCGGTGAAAACCTGCGCACCGCCTTGCCATGGCTGCCGCAAGCCCGCGTCTTAATTACCGTCAAGACCGATTGCGACCTGTCGGCGCACATGGTGTCGATCAACGACAGCCTGGTGGCGAAGGACGAAGACAAGGACGCCTTGCTGGCCTTCTTTACCCGCTATGGCTTCAAGGCCTTGCTGCGCGAACTGGGCACGGCGCCGCCGCCGATGTCGCCGGTCGGTGCGCCGCCCGCCGCCAGTGGGGCGAATACTACCGGCGACATGTTTGCCGAGGCCCAGCCGGCGGCCAAGGCCGACTACGAAACCGTGCTGACCGATGAGCAACTCGAGCGCTGGATCGGACTGATCGACGCCGCGCCGCTGACGGCGCTCGATACCGAAACCACGTCGCTGGAACCGATGACGGCGCAAATGGTCGGCATTTCGCTGTCAGTGGCCGAACATGCGGCCGCCTACATTCCTTTGGCGCACAATTACGCCGGCGTGCCCCAGCAATTGACGCGTGAACACGTACTGGAAAAATTGCGTCCATGGCTGGAAGACGCCAGCAAGCTGAAACTGGGCCAGAACCTGAAATACGACAGCCATATCTTCGCCAACCATGGCGTGATTCTGCGCGGCATCACGCACGATACCTTGCTGGAATCGTATGTATTCGAGTCGCACAAGAAACACGACATGGATAGCCTGGCGCTGCGCCATTTGAACCACGTCACCATTGCGTTCGAAGATGTGTGCGGCAAGGGCGCCAAGCAAATCACCTTCGACCAGGTCGAAATCGGCCGCGCCACCGAATATGCGGCGGAAGACGCCGATGTCACGCTGCGCCTGCACCATGCGATGTGGGGCAATGTCGCCAACGATGAAAAACTGACGTATATCTACCGCGAAATCGAATTGCCGACTGCGGTCGTGTTGCAAAAGATCGAACGCAACGGCGTGCTGATCGACGACCAGTTGCTGAACATCCAGTCCGGCGAGTTGGCAGATAAAATACTTAAACTGGAAAAGCAAGCCTATGAACTGGCGGAACAGCCATTCAACCTGGGTTCGCCGAAACAGATCGGCGAAATTTTCTTTGAAAAATTAAAACTGCCGGTCGTCAAGAAAACCCCGACCGGCGCGCCATCGACCGATGAAGAAGTGCTGCAAAAGCTGGCCGAGGATTATCCGCTGCCGAAAGTGCTGCTGGAATACCGCGGCATGGCCAAGCTGAAATCGACGTATACCGACAAGTTGCCCAAGATGATCAATGCCGACACCGGCCGGGTGCACACCAACTATGCGCAAGCGGTGGCGGTGACCGGACGGCTGGCGTCGAACGATCCCAACCTGCAAAACATTCCGATTCGCAGCGCCGAAGGCCGCCGCATCCGTGAAGCATTCATCGCGCCGCCGGGCAGCGTGATTGTCTCTGCCGACTATTCGCAAATCGAATTGCGCATCATGGCGCATATTTCCGGCGATGAAGCGATGTTGCGCGCGTTTGCCGACGGCATCGACATTCACCGCGCCACCGCCGCCGAAATCTTTGGCGTGCCGGCCGCCGACGTGCAAAGCGAACAGCGCCGCTACGCCAAGGTGATCAATTTCGGCTTGATCTACGGCATGAGCGCGTTTGGCCTGGCCGGCAACCTGGGCATCGAGCGCAGCGCCGCGCAAAGTTATATCGACCGCTATTTCGCCCGCTTTTCCGGCGTCAGACAATATATGGAGGATACCCGCCAGCAAGCGAAGGCGCGAGGGTATGTGGAAACCGTATTCGGCCGCCGTTTGTGGCTGCCGGAAATCAATTCCCCGAACGGTCCGCGCCGCCAGGGGGCGGAGCGCGCCGCAATTAATGCACCGATGCAAGGCACCGCCGCCGACCTGATCAAATTGGCGATGATCGCCGTGCAAGACTGGCTGGAAGCTGACAAATTGCAGACCAAGATGATCATGCAAGTGCATGATGAACTGGTACTGGAAGTGCCGCAAGCGGAACTGGCGCTGGTCAAGCGCAAACTGCCGGAATTGATGGCGGGCGTGGCCAAGCTGAAAGTGCCGCTGACGGCCGAGGTCGGCATTGGCAAGAACTGGGACGAGGCGCATTAA
- a CDS encoding aromatic ring-hydroxylating oxygenase subunit alpha, whose amino-acid sequence MSDLATYAKLARSNAQLPVHVYFDEALLRRETQQLFQAGPRYIGHELMVPNVGDFATLAAENEGRMLVRNANGIEVLSNVCRHRQALMFNGRGNANNIVCPLHRWTYDLKGELIGAPHFPETPCLNLSKTPLQNWNGLLFEQNGYHVMDKLNQLSVTKDLDFSGYMFDHVEVHECNYNWKTFIEVYLEDYHVEPFHPGLGSFVSCDDLRWEFGKDYSVQTVGVHRGLQQSGSAAYKKWQEQVLKFRGGTPPPYGAIWLTLYPNIMVEWYPHVLIVSTLWPDGPQKTRNVVEFYYPEEIVLFEREFIEAERAAYMETCVEDDEIAQRMDAGRQVLMKRGTSEAGPYQSPMEDGMQHFHEWYRSNIAL is encoded by the coding sequence ATGTCCGATCTGGCTACTTACGCCAAGCTGGCGCGTTCAAACGCGCAACTTCCGGTCCACGTCTATTTTGACGAAGCGCTACTGCGGCGCGAAACGCAGCAATTATTCCAGGCCGGTCCGCGTTATATCGGGCATGAGCTGATGGTGCCGAATGTCGGCGACTTTGCCACGCTCGCTGCCGAGAACGAGGGTCGCATGCTGGTGCGCAATGCAAACGGTATCGAAGTATTGTCCAACGTTTGCCGTCACCGCCAGGCGCTGATGTTCAATGGCCGCGGCAATGCCAACAATATCGTATGTCCGCTGCACCGCTGGACCTACGACTTGAAGGGGGAATTGATCGGCGCGCCGCACTTCCCTGAAACGCCGTGCCTGAACTTGTCGAAAACACCGCTGCAAAACTGGAACGGCTTGCTGTTCGAACAAAACGGCTACCACGTCATGGATAAGCTGAACCAGTTGTCGGTGACCAAGGACCTGGATTTCTCCGGTTATATGTTCGACCACGTCGAAGTCCACGAATGTAATTACAACTGGAAAACCTTTATCGAGGTCTACCTGGAGGATTACCACGTCGAACCGTTCCATCCGGGCCTGGGCAGCTTTGTCAGCTGCGACGACTTGCGCTGGGAATTCGGCAAGGATTACAGCGTGCAAACCGTCGGCGTGCATCGCGGCTTGCAGCAATCCGGTTCCGCCGCCTATAAAAAGTGGCAGGAGCAAGTACTGAAATTCCGTGGCGGCACGCCGCCGCCGTATGGCGCGATCTGGCTGACGCTGTACCCGAACATCATGGTCGAGTGGTATCCGCACGTGCTGATCGTGTCGACATTGTGGCCGGACGGCCCGCAAAAGACCCGCAACGTGGTGGAATTTTATTACCCGGAAGAAATCGTGCTGTTCGAGCGCGAATTCATCGAAGCCGAACGGGCCGCCTACATGGAAACCTGCGTCGAAGACGATGAAATCGCCCAGCGCATGGACGCCGGCCGCCAGGTCCTGATGAAACGCGGTACCAGCGAAGCCGGCCCCTACCAGTCGCCGATGGAAGATGGCATGCAGCACTTCCATGAATGGTATCGAAGCAATATCGCACTATAA
- a CDS encoding PEP-CTERM sorting domain-containing protein, with the protein MKKVLSVVLFAAIAAPFQAMATAVPAKNPTINKPVLVDLGLFNAGSYTLFGSGQVDLLGTGYLTINPDGKPTTIVSDPRYYYFNPGGSYYADNPEAPPGLRYGPAGLNAKIGALIGTLSASPTSAADWFLIGYEKNLTLSASQHIYAAVNDTYYINNTGAFNVSVISAVPEPASYALFLAGLGMLGCMSRRKNIKA; encoded by the coding sequence ATGAAAAAAGTACTTTCAGTTGTTCTTTTTGCGGCAATCGCTGCACCGTTTCAGGCAATGGCAACCGCGGTACCCGCCAAAAATCCCACTATTAATAAACCTGTGCTGGTAGATTTGGGTTTGTTCAATGCCGGTTCCTACACCTTATTCGGCTCGGGACAGGTGGATCTGTTGGGAACCGGGTATCTTACGATCAACCCCGATGGAAAGCCGACGACCATCGTGTCAGACCCAAGATATTACTACTTCAATCCGGGCGGCTCCTACTACGCCGACAATCCTGAGGCTCCCCCCGGTCTGCGTTACGGCCCGGCCGGTCTGAATGCCAAGATCGGCGCCCTGATCGGCACGCTGTCCGCGTCGCCCACCAGCGCGGCAGACTGGTTTTTGATTGGCTATGAAAAGAACCTGACCTTATCGGCATCCCAGCATATCTATGCCGCCGTCAATGACACTTATTATATAAATAATACTGGCGCATTCAACGTCAGCGTCATCAGCGCGGTACCGGAACCGGCAAGTTATGCTTTATTCCTGGCGGGACTGGGCATGCTGGGCTGTATGTCGCGCCGCAAGAACATCAAGGCATAA
- a CDS encoding exodeoxyribonuclease VII small subunit produces MSKKLIPAAAAPASFEEAMAELAQLVTQMEAGQLPLEASVAAYQRGSELVKYCAAQLDTVEAQVKVLEGDMLKPFSEGNGGEAGA; encoded by the coding sequence ATGTCAAAGAAATTAATACCTGCAGCCGCAGCGCCTGCCTCGTTTGAAGAAGCGATGGCGGAGTTGGCGCAACTGGTGACGCAAATGGAAGCGGGGCAATTGCCGCTGGAAGCGTCGGTCGCGGCTTACCAGCGCGGTTCGGAATTGGTGAAATATTGCGCGGCGCAACTCGATACCGTCGAGGCGCAAGTGAAAGTGCTGGAAGGCGATATGCTAAAACCGTTTTCTGAAGGTAATGGCGGCGAGGCCGGCGCATGA
- a CDS encoding homoserine kinase — MAVFTPVNLDDVGQWITQFPLGKPLAIKGIASGIENSNFFLTTERGEFVLTIFENLSFEQLPFYLKLMRHLADRDVLVPAPIPNADGELIVALHGKPAAIVSKLEGRSQMEPQPVHCAAVGAMLAKMHLAAQDFPLQQPNLRALDWWNATTPQVLPFLSDSNASLLRAEMHFQDAFAASATYRALARGPVHADLFRNNVMFDGEHLTGFFDFYFAGCDTWLFDVAVTVNDWCINLDSGVLDVDRVAALLRAYHAVRPFTPVEQTAWQPMLRGAALRFWLSRLYDFYQPRAAEMLTPHDPTHFERILRERITNAAPALF, encoded by the coding sequence ATGGCAGTTTTTACCCCGGTTAACCTGGATGACGTCGGCCAGTGGATCACGCAATTCCCTCTTGGCAAGCCGCTGGCGATCAAAGGCATCGCTTCCGGCATCGAGAACAGCAATTTTTTCCTGACGACCGAGCGCGGCGAATTCGTGCTCACGATCTTTGAAAACCTGAGCTTCGAACAATTGCCGTTTTACCTCAAGCTGATGCGCCACCTGGCGGACCGCGACGTGCTGGTGCCGGCGCCGATTCCGAACGCGGATGGCGAGCTGATAGTCGCTTTGCACGGCAAACCGGCCGCCATCGTCAGCAAGCTCGAAGGCCGTTCGCAAATGGAACCGCAGCCGGTGCATTGCGCGGCGGTCGGTGCGATGCTGGCGAAGATGCATTTGGCGGCGCAAGATTTTCCGCTGCAACAGCCAAACTTGCGCGCACTAGATTGGTGGAATGCCACCACGCCGCAAGTCTTGCCGTTCTTATCGGACAGCAACGCCAGTCTGTTGCGCGCCGAAATGCATTTCCAGGACGCGTTTGCCGCCAGCGCCACCTACCGCGCCTTGGCGCGCGGCCCGGTGCATGCCGACCTGTTCCGCAATAACGTCATGTTCGACGGCGAACACCTGACCGGTTTCTTCGATTTTTATTTTGCCGGTTGCGACACCTGGCTGTTCGACGTCGCCGTCACCGTCAACGACTGGTGCATCAACCTCGACAGCGGCGTGCTGGACGTTGACCGCGTGGCCGCGCTGCTGCGGGCTTACCACGCGGTGCGTCCGTTCACGCCGGTGGAACAAACCGCGTGGCAGCCGATGCTGCGCGGTGCGGCCTTGCGTTTCTGGCTGTCGCGCCTGTATGACTTTTACCAGCCGCGCGCCGCTGAAATGCTGACGCCGCACGACCCGACCCATTTTGAGCGCATTTTGCGCGAACGCATTACCAACGCCGCTCCGGCTTTATTCTGA
- a CDS encoding DUF2782 domain-containing protein encodes MMRTSTIWHILGLSLLVYTASAGAQQRPSDAPPKLEQIEDAGDPAVTVTSKPTEQKITEKREQGKVSEVKVSTGGSTYYLKPSTAAGTSVPGDATSSGNRGAQWQILEFDLGKKKQKQKEEEAADNTPEPPPPAK; translated from the coding sequence ATGATGCGCACATCCACAATCTGGCACATTCTCGGTTTGTCCCTGCTGGTTTATACTGCCTCGGCCGGCGCACAGCAACGGCCGAGCGACGCGCCGCCCAAGCTGGAACAGATCGAAGACGCCGGCGACCCTGCCGTGACCGTGACCAGCAAGCCCACCGAACAGAAAATCACTGAAAAGCGTGAACAAGGCAAGGTCAGCGAAGTCAAAGTCAGCACCGGCGGCAGCACGTATTATTTGAAACCGAGCACCGCAGCCGGCACCTCCGTTCCGGGCGACGCCACCAGCAGCGGCAACCGCGGCGCGCAATGGCAAATCCTGGAATTTGACCTGGGCAAGAAAAAACAGAAACAAAAAGAAGAAGAGGCCGCCGACAATACGCCCGAGCCGCCGCCTCCGGCAAAATAA
- a CDS encoding sulfurtransferase, with product MHTTLISATELSQHLTDPRWVILDCRHDLMNPAAGSDAYAAGHLQNAQFASIDHHLSGTKSGPDGVFRGRHPLPERTALIDTLRGWGINDDTQVIAYDAHGGMYAARLWWLLRWIGHAAVAVLDGGLAAWSAEGLPLVTPVASNPHGNIAEKHSLTSTASVADVVSNLALKTRTVVDARAPDRFRGENESIDPVGGHIPGARNRFFKDNLQADGRFKSAAELKHDFVPLFDSPHSAIMQCGSGVTACHNLLALEIAGLPGAALYPGSWSEWCADPARPVAAGA from the coding sequence ATGCATACCACCCTGATCAGCGCCACCGAACTGTCGCAACACCTGACCGACCCACGCTGGGTCATTCTCGATTGCCGCCACGACTTGATGAATCCGGCCGCCGGCAGCGACGCCTACGCGGCCGGCCATCTCCAGAACGCCCAATTCGCCAGCATCGACCACCATCTGTCCGGGACCAAGAGCGGCCCGGACGGCGTGTTTCGCGGCCGCCACCCCTTGCCGGAACGGACCGCGCTGATCGATACCTTGCGCGGCTGGGGCATCAATGACGATACGCAAGTGATTGCTTACGACGCCCACGGCGGCATGTACGCAGCCCGTCTGTGGTGGCTGCTGCGCTGGATCGGCCATGCTGCCGTTGCCGTGCTGGATGGCGGCCTGGCGGCCTGGTCCGCCGAAGGCTTGCCGCTGGTTACGCCGGTAGCAAGCAATCCACATGGCAACATCGCCGAAAAGCACAGCCTGACCAGCACGGCCAGCGTGGCCGACGTGGTGAGCAACCTGGCATTGAAAACCCGCACCGTGGTCGACGCCCGCGCGCCGGACCGTTTCCGTGGCGAAAACGAGAGCATCGACCCGGTCGGCGGCCACATCCCCGGCGCCAGGAACCGCTTCTTCAAGGATAATCTGCAAGCGGATGGCCGCTTCAAGAGCGCCGCCGAGTTGAAACACGACTTCGTACCGCTGTTCGACTCGCCGCACAGCGCCATCATGCAATGCGGCTCCGGCGTGACCGCCTGCCATAACTTGCTGGCGCTGGAAATCGCCGGCTTGCCGGGCGCGGCGCTGTATCCCGGGTCGTGGAGCGAATGGTGCGCCGATCCGGCCCGGCCGGTGGCGGCGGGCGCCTGA